Part of the Nitrosophilus alvini genome, TATATGATGGGCTTAAAAGCGGAAAAATAAAATTTGCCGGAATAGATGTGTTTGCAAAAGAGCCGGCTACTGACAACAAGCTTCTTGAACTGGATAATGTGACGGTAACCCCGCATCTTGGAGCAAATACGGTCGAGTCTCAGGAAAGAATAGCCACCCAGGCAGCCACCCAGGCAATAGAAGCTGCACGCGGTGTTAGCTATCCAAATGCTTTGAATCTTCCTATAAAAGAAGATGAAATTCCTCCTTTTGTAAAACCCTATCTGGAACTTACCCAAAAGATAGGATTTTTGGCGGCTCAGGTAAACAAAGGGGCTATAAAATCGATAAAAGTATTTGCAGAGGGTGAAATAGGCGACTTTTTGAAGTCATTGACTACTTTTGCCGTAGTGGGAGCCTTGAAAGAGTCTCTTGGTGAGGCGATAAACTATGTAAATGCCGAGTTTGTAGCAAAAGAGAGAGATATAAGCATAAGCTACGAGAAGAAGTCAAATATATCCGGATATAAAAACAAGATAGCTGTCAAACTTACAACCGACAAGGATGTAATAGAGATAGGCGGAACGATATTTGAAGAGAATGTTCAAAGAATAGTGGAGATAAACAATTTTGCACTCGATGTAGAGCCTAAAGGTAAAATGATATTCTTCAGAAATACCGATGTTCCAGGTGTCATAGGCGATGTGGGCATGATTCTTGCCAAAAACAATATCAATATAGCAGATTTCAGGCTTGGGCGTGATGAGCATGGACAGGCTCTGGCTGTGATTATTGTCGATGATGATGTAGACAAAAAAACAATTTCGGAACTTGCGGCTCTGAAAGCATGTATTTCTGTCCATTATGCCGTAATTTGATTATTTCAAGGGCTTCTCTGCCCTTTTTTTAAACCCCAGTATTATAAGCCAAAGTTATTGCTTAAATTTAATTAAGTTAAAATTAAGTCCCACTTTATTATAATTTGCTACCTTAGTAAAATAATTATGTACTTACAAAGTATCATTCCATGGAGGAGATATATGAGATATCTTTTTGTTTTGCTCTTTTTATACGGCTCTCTTTTTGCGGGGATGCAAAATCTCGATTTGAATAGTGCGATTGAACTTCTGAAGAAAAACAATAGCGATATCAAAATAGCAAAATTTAATGAAGATATTGCAAAATTTCAGACGAAAATAGCAAAAAGCTACAACTACGGTATGCTTGATCTGACTTTCAATGCATTGCGCTCAAACGATGCCGGCAATGTTTTTGGATTTAAACTGCAAAGCAGGGAGGCCACATTTGCCGACTTCGGTTTTGATGAATTTCTCGCCCCGATGGGATATGCATTGAGGCAGGCAAATAGTGGGTCTCTTACCCCACAGGATTTGCAAAATATGAACTCGATTTTGGGCATAGAACCCAAACTTCTGAACTACCCTGAAGCCAGAAGCCATTTTCAGACGAAACTCTCCTACATGGTTCCGCTTTATACGGGAGGAAAACTTACACAGTACGAAAAGATTTCCAGGGCTATGGAAAAGATGAGTCATCTCGATACGAAAAAGATAATCAATGAAAAAATTTACCAAACTAAAAAGACCTTTTACGATATAACATTGGTTGACAATCTTATCTCAAATCTAGAAACTCTTTACGGCAATATTGAAAAACTTGAAGATATTGTTCAAACTATGATAGAAGAAGGATATGCGAAAGATACTGATCTTTTAGAAGTTCAGGCAAAAAAAGCTGAAGTTTTAAGTTTCCTGAATCAGGCAAAACTAAACAGAGATCTGGCATATCAGTTTCTCTCTTTTTTAGTGGGTACCCAGGTCGAATCTATCAGGCATACCGATGAGCTTGCCAGACTGCCGGAGGGTGAGACCAAAGAGCTTGTGGAAAAAACTATAGACCTTAAAAAAGTCAAATTGGGCATGAAGATAAGCGATATGAACGTGAGACTCCAAAAATCAGGCTTTTATCCTACTTTGGGAGCATTTGGCGAATACGGAAGCGCAGACAATAAGCCTTTTAATGACTTTACCGATAAAGACGCATATACTGTCGGCATGCAGATGAAATGGAATCTATTTAACGGTGGAGAGACCAGTGCGAGTGTACAGAAGGCAAAAATAGAGAAAATGAAAGTGTATGAGCAGTATTCTCTTGCGAAAAGAGGGCTTGCTCTTAAAATCAATAAAATAAAAACTGAAGTTAAAAGCAAAGATTATGATATACAAAGCAATGAAAAACAGCTTGATTTTGCAAAAAGAGTTTATGAAAACTATCAGGAGAGATATAAAGAGGGACTTGTAGGTATAAATGAGGTTCTTATAAAACACTCCGAAGAGATAAAGGTATTGATGAACCTTTTGAAAGTCAAGACTGAACGCAACGAAAAAGTATTCGAACTGGAAAGCATACTGGATAAAGGAGAATAGATGAGAAAAATATTTGCAATACTGTTTTTGGCTGCCGGACTTTTTGCAGCGGAGATGAAGCTTTCGGGCAGCGTTGTTTCAGACGATACCAAAATGATATCCAGCAGGTTTATGGGGTTTGTCAAAAAAATTTATGTCTCTGAAGGTGACAGAGTAAAAAAAGGAGACTTGCTTTATATTATAGACAGCAAAGAGATAGATCTTGCAAAGACACAGGTGGAACTAATGATATCACAGGCAAAACTTGCCGTTATGATGAATGAAAACATGTACAACAACGTTCTTACAAATCTTGAGAGATTTAGAAGGTTATACAAAAAAGGAATGGTTGCAAAGCATGAGCTGGAAAATATGGAGCTTGCCGAAAAGAACACCAAGGCCATGGTTGAGATCTCCAAAAAACAGGTAAAGCAGGCACAGGCAAAACTGAAAGAGGTATTGCATCAGTATGAATACCTGAAACTAAGAGCTCCCAACGACGGTGTCATTATTCAGAAAAACATAAAAGCGGGTCAAATTGCAATGCCCGGAATGCCGGCTCTTATACTCACAAGCCTTGAAAACCTTAAAATTTTGGTAGAAGTTGGTGAGAGCAGTCTGAAGCATATAAAAATCGGTGACAAAGTTGATGTTCTAATACCTTCTATCGGATTTCAGACAACCGGGAAAATTGCCGCTGTCATACCCGCGTCAAATCCTATGACACATAAGTTCAAAGTCAAAATCTCTTTTGACAAAGGTGAAAAAGAGACTGTTATCCCGGGTATGTATGCAGAAGTCATTATAAAATAGCGAGGACAAAAGATGGCAGAAAAAAAATGCAAATTTATTCCCAAAGACAGTGCCGGTAAGCTGGCAAAAACCTTTTTGCACAACCCGCTGACTTCGATGCTGGCTATATTTATACTGGCAGTTGGATATCTGGCTTTGGAAATAACTCCCAGAGAAGAGGACCCGCAAATAGCTATAAGCGGCGGTACGATAATAGTTCCTATGCCGGGAGGGACTCCCAAAGAGATAGAAAATGTTATAGTCAAGCCTCTTGAAGAAAAACTGAGAGAAATTTCAGGAATTGAACATATCTACGGTATGGCTATGGAAAATGTGGGGATAGTCAATGTGCAGTACTATATAGGTCAACAACGAGAGATATCAAACCTTAAACTTTATGACAAAGTTATGCAGAATATGGATCTTTTGCCAAAAGGAGTTATGCAACCTATTATAAAACCTTTTGATATTGATATAGATATTCCTATTTTGACATTTGCTTTTTACAAAAAAGAGGGTTCGAATATTTCCGATGCAAGAATGTATGAAATTATAAAAAATATAAAATATCGCCTAAACCGTGTTAAAGATGTTGCAAAGACACAGCTCAAAGGTGCGCATAAAAGGCAGTTTAACGTTCTTGTTGATCTTGGAAAACTGAAAGGGTACCATCTCTCCATGGGACAGATAATGCAGGCAATAGGAGCCGTTGCAGTCGAGGTGCCTGAAGTAAAAAGCAAGACAGACAAAAAAGAGCTTGTTATATTTGGTGTCAAAAATGCCATCGATTCCATTGAAGATGTAAAAAATATTATGGTTGCCTCATATATGGGCTCACCTATATATATCAAAGATATAGCGACGGTTGAAGACGGTATAGATATTCAAAATTTCAAGTCGGCCCAGATAGTAATGAAGGGTGAAAATAACAAAAATACAGAAAAAGAGCAGATTACCCTGACAGTTTCAAAACTAAAAGGAACAAATGCGGTTTTCGTTGCAGAAGACGTTATGAAAGAGTTGGAGTTATTGAAACCTATGCTTGAAAAAGAAGGTATAGGATATGTTCTTACAAGAGACTATGGGAAAAGGGCAAACGAAGCCGTCAATGAATTGGTTGATCACCTGCTTATAACTATTGCTATTATAGCTGTTATGCTTGTTTTCTTCCTCGGATGGAAGGAGTCTCTGATAGTAACCTTCACGGTTCCGGCCATATTGGCAATTACTCTCTTTATTGCTTATTTGACGGGGCAGACAATAAACAGAATTACACTTTTTGCATTCCTTCTCTCGCTTGGCCTTTTGGTGGATGCTGCAATTATCGTGATAGAAAATATCCACAGGCATCTTCATTCACACGATGCGGTTGATAAAGATATGGATGATATTCTGGTAGAAGCGACCGATGAGATAGGACCTCCTACCAATATAGCTACACTGGCTATTATTCTGACTATGGTCCCAATGGCGTTTGTGGGCGGTATGATGGGAGAATTTATGAAACCGATTCCATACAACGTGCCTGTTGCATTGATTGCATCTCTCGTGATTGCATATATATTTACGCCATATCTGTCCAAAAAGCTTTTGAAAAAGCCGCGCCTGCATCATCATCACCACCATTTCCAGAAGGGGGATAAAACAGAATCGTGTGATATAGACAGAGGAGAGACAAAGTGAAAAGATTTGAAGAGTTTGTCTATAAGATATTAGAAAAAAAGAGCAGGAAACTGCTGGTAATATTAATAACCGTTATACTTTTTGCAGCATCTATCGCACTTCTTCCTACAAAGATAGTCCTTGCAAAGATGCTTCCAGGAAAAAGTGCAAATACTTTTTCGGTATATATTGATGCTCCTACCGGGAGCTCGATAGAGGAGACAAAAAGCGTTGCCCAGTGTGTTGCGGATATCCTCAAAAAAGAGAAGGAAGTTACCGATATTGAGATATTTTTGGGACAGGGTGCACCTCTTGATTATGCGGGTCTTGTTAAAGGCTCAGCATTTAAACAGAGCGAAAATGTGGCCGAGATTGTTGTAAACCTTACCGACAAACATGAAAGAGAAGAACGCTCTTACAATATGGTCCACAGACTCAGACCTGTAATTCAGAGCAAATGCGAAAATGTAGTATCCGGTACCTCTATAAAAATGATAGAGCAGCCTGCAGGACCTCCTACACTTGCTGCTGTAGTTGCCGAAATATACGGTGATAATGAGAAGTCAATCAGAAAGCTTGCCGGAAGAGTTGCCGATATTTTCAAAAGAACAGATGGACTTGTAGATGTGGATATTATGGCTGATGAGATATTTAAAAAATTCAAGCTTATACCGAACAAAGAGAAGATTGCCAAAAGCGGACTCAGCGTAGAACAGGTAAACAAGATACTTTATCTTGCTTTTGAGGGTATGACGGTAGGGGTAAAAAATGCGGAAGATTATCCGGGACAGATAGATATATTTTTGAGGCTCGATGAAAAAAGCAAAAATCTGCCAGAAAAATCAAAAGAGGCTATGGAAGCGAAACTGGCATCTTTTGAGCTGATGAACAAAATGGGTATGATGGTACCGCTCAAAGAAGTTGTAGATGTAAAAGAGGTTGAAAACGAACCTATGATAATGCATAAAAATCTCAAAAGAATGGTTAACGTCATTGCAGAAACCGATCTGGTCTCTCAGGTATACCCGCTTCTAGATGCAAGAAACAAAATAATGGAAGAACTGAAAAATGAGTATGATATAACGACAACAGACTATCTTTTCAATCTGAGATTTATTGATAAAAAGACCGGTGAAGTGCTGGATCTGAAATGGGACGGGGAGATGAAAGTAACACTTGATACTTTCAGAGACCTGGGAACTGCATTTATTGCGGCTCTTGTTTTGATATTCATATTGATGGTGGTATACTATAAAAGTTATGTTTTGAGCGGAATCGTTCTGCTTGGAAGTTTTCTCTCTATAATAGGCGTGATTTTCGGTCACTGGGTAGCTGATCTTGTTACAGAGGATACATTTTTTCTTACTGCTACCTCTTTGATAGGATTTATCGCCCTTATGGGTATAAGTTCAAGGAACTCATTGCTTCTTATAGACTTTGCAAAGTCTTTGATGGAACAAAAAGATATGTCAAAAAGAAGAGCGATAGCGGTTGCAGCAGCTACAAGAGCGAAACCGATATTTCTGACAGCCATTGCGATAATACTCGGTTCTGCACTCCTTGCAAGCGATCCGATATTTGGCGGACTGGGGGTGGCTTTGATATCTGGAACTGTAGCAGCTGTTTTAGTGTCACTTATTTTTATACCTGTTTTGATGGATAACACAAAGGCTATGGACTTTACCAAAAAAGAGGAATAATGCCGGAATTTGGAAAATTTCTTATTTTTGCCGGAACTGTTCTTGTTATCATCGGGTTGTTTGTCTCGTATATAGGCAGACTTCCCGGTGATATTTATATAAAAAAAGAGAATTTTACTTTCTATTTTCCTATAACTACATCTATTCTGCTTAGCATCATTATCTCGCTCATTTTCTACATTTTTAGCCGTTTTTTCAAGTAATTTTGGTAAAATTTGGCTACTTATATATCTATAGGAGAAATTTATGGCATATTCTATGAACGATTTAAAAAAAGGTCTTAGAATCGAAATTGACGGCGTACCTTACAGAATCGTCGAATATCAGCACGTAAAACCTGGAAAAGGTGCAGCTTTTGTAAAAACAAAGATAAAATCTCTTCTTGACGGAAGGGTTCTTGAAAAGACTTTCCATGCAGGCGATAAATGTGAAAAGCCGGATCTTGAACAAAAAACGATGCAGTATCTTTATGACGACGGAGAATATCTTCATTTTATGGATACACAGACGTATGAACAGGAGACTTTAACAAGAGAACAGGTGGCAGATGCGGCTAAATGGCTCAAAGACGGGATGAATGTGGAGGTTCTCTATCATAACGGCAAAGCTATAACAGTAGAGCCTCCTATGACTGTAGAGCTTGAGGTTGTGGAAACTCAGCCGGCTTTCAAAGGCGATACGGCTACCGGAGGAAGAAAACCTGCGAAGCTTGAAACCGGAGTTACTATCAACGTTCCTTTCCATATTCTTGAAGGAGATGTTGTAAAGGTTGATACGAGAACGGGCGAATATATCGAAAAAGTGAAATAACAACTCTTTACAGGAGGTCGAAATGGCAAAAGTACTTGTACCGCTGGCTGATGGATTTGAAGAGATAGAAGCTATGGCTATAATAGACGTTCTAAACAGAGCGGGTATAGATGTAACCGTTGCCGGACTAGGTGGCACCGAGATAGAGGGTGCAAACAGCAAACTGAAAGTAAAAGTGCCGGTAACGCTTGATGAGGTTAATGCCGGTGATTTTGATATGATGGTACTTCCGGGCGGACTTCCGGGAGCCGAGCATCTTGCAAATAGCGAAAGAGTAAAAGAGATCATAAGAGAGCTTGATGCAGAAGGCAAAATGGTAGGCGCAATATGTGCAGCTCCATGGGCTTTGAAAGAGGCTGGAGTATTAGAGGGTAAAAAACATACAAACTATCCCGGTTTTGAAGAAAAAACCGGTATCGAAGGTTATATCCCTGATCAAAAAGTTGTAGTTGACGGCAATGTAATAACATCAAGAGGACCGGGTACCGCTATCTGTTTCGCTCTTGAGATTGTCAGAAAACTTAAAGGTGAAGATACATATTCTCAGCTAAAAGCCGGCCTTCTTGCTGATTACTGCTGATATGGAAGTGACGAAGTGAAGGGGTGAGGAAAATACCTTCATCCTTCGTCCTTAAAATTTAAGGTTCAACCTCTAAATTTTTTCCAGATAGCGGGCAACCGCATCTTCGTCGTTTGTGTGCGGCAGGACTATGTGGGCTATCTTTTTCACTTCTTCTACCGCATTTTTTACCGCTACACTTTTTCCGGCCTTTTTGAACATTCCAACATCATTATGGCTGTCACCGAAAACTGTCAGGTGCTCTTTTTTGCTTTTTGTATATTCAAGGAGTTCTTCAAGGGCATGAGATTTATCCCCTTTTGGGTGAAGCAGAGTCAGGAAATGACAGTCTATATATGGATCTTTTGAAAGTTTTATCTCTATTTCGTTTGCGAATACCTCTTTAAGTCTTTTTGACAGTTCACTCATATGCTTCTCTTCACCCATATAGACAACTTTGAGGTTTTTGTTTATCCCTTTTATATCTTTGATATTTGTAAGGCGGCTGTCGTTTTTGTATTTTGCCAAAAGCTCTTTTTGGTAGATGTTGGTTTTTTCCGGATATAGAAAAAGTTCGTTGACTCCTTCGTTGATTCCTACGATAAAAGGAAGAATATCGAACTTTTTTCCCTCTGCTATTATGGAGTCTGTTATCTCTTTTGAAAGAGCGTTAAGAGCTATCAGTTTTTTTTCGCTCGTCGCTACCATCGCTCCGTCAAGTAGTATCATAGGAAGATTGATACTGAGTCCATCCAGAAACTGAAGACTGGTTTTGAGGCTTCTTGCGGTTGCGATAGAGAGCAGATGGTTTTTTGCTTTTTCATTCCATACTTTTTTGCTGTATTCCGAAAGAGTAAGGTCGGTTCTTAAAAATGTTTTATCTAGGTCGGTTACGAAGAGTTTTTTCAATAATATCCCCTGTAATTTTTAATGCGATATTATCATATTTTGCCGAAAAATTACAGGGGAGGTCTGTTTATCTCTTTTTCAAATTCAAAAGATAGTTGAGTTGTGCTTCGTCAAGAACATTTTTCGTGTTGTAGATACATCTGATATGGGCCATTGTCGCCTGGGCTTTAAGTTTTGCCAATTTGTCCACTTTCGGTTTGAGGTTTTCCGGCATTTCACCTTTCATAGCTGCAGCCGCTATTTCGTTTTCAAGTGCTCTTATCTCTTTGGCAAGAGACATAACAGTTTTTATCGTCTCTTTTCTGATTTTAAGAAGTTTGGGTTTTTGATCATCTCTTAGAGCCAGTTTAGGATCATCCCAATGTTTTTTGACAAGTTTTGTTAGATGTGGCATTTTTCCGATTATAAGAAAGGGCGAACCTTTCATCTTCATATGTTTTTTATACTTTTTTATTTTTTCTGTTTTTGAAGGGGTGTCTGTGCTTTGCATTGCAAAGAGCAAAGATGTACCGGCAATCATAATAAGAGCTTTTTTTAACATTATCCATCCTTTTTCTGTTTTGGACATTTTATCAGATATATGTTAAGAGAGTGTTAATTTTCTTTTTCTCTTTTTATTTTATACTCTTCCCATTTTTTCATAATTTCCAGAACTTCTTTGTCACTTACGTCATACCAGTTTAGATAGACTTGTGCAACTGCATGAAAATCTGCAGGAGATTCCAGGACAATTATCTCATCAGCAAAATGTCTGAAAAACTCTATTGCTCTTTTGCCTGCTACCGGTACGGCTACGACAATCTTTCGGGCTCCTCTCTTTTTGCACATCTCTACCGCGGCAGTCATAGTAGAGCCCATTGCTATCCCGTCGTCTACAAGAATAACGGTTCTGTTTTCAAGTGGCGGTAGAGGCTTGCCTTTTCTTAGAATCTCTATTCGTCTTTTTGTCTCTTGGAACTGTTTTTCTATGATACGATTTATCTCTTCATCGTCAAGTCCTGCCGCTGCCGCTCTATTTATGAAGACTGTACCGTCTTCCACAACTGCTCCAAAGCCGCTTTCGGGATTGTATGGAAAGGGGAGTTTTCGGCATATGATGAGAGAAAAATCTGCATCCAAAGCTTTTGCTATTTCGAAACCAACCTCCGTACCACCTCTTGGGATTGCCAGAACTATAGGTTTTTCATCTCTGTATTTCATAAGAGCTTGGGCTAGTTTCTTACCGGCGTCTTTTCTGTCTTTAAACATAATAAAGCCTTTTTCTTTTTATTATAACATGGCATAATATACTGAAAATTATGGGCAAAAGGTTAGGATTGAAGAGACAGAATAACGAAAAAATATTTTTCGAAAGACTTGAAAAGATAGACCCAGCTATAATTTCGGCTCTAAAACTTCCAAAAAAGAGGTTTAGCTTTCGTATCAACAGGCTTAAAACTACAAATGATGAAGTTCTTGATAAGCTTGAAAAAGTCTCTATTGTTCCCAAAAGGGTAGAGTGGTTTGAGGATGCTTACGTATTGCCTTTGGAAGAGCGGCAGAATCTTATAAAAACCGATCTATATACAGATGGCAAAATCTATATACAAAATCTCTCCTCAATGGTTGCTGCTCTTGAGCTGTCTCTCAAAGAAGATGAATGGCTTTTGGATCTGGCGTCCGCTCCCGGAGGCAAAGCGCTTCTTTGGAGCTCTTTACTTGAAAATAGAGGAAAGATATCTGCTGTGGAGCCTGATAGAAACAGATTTTTTATGCTGAAAAGAAATTTTAAAATAAGCGGTGCGAAAAATATCAGAGCATATCAAAAAGATGGCAGAACTATAGGCAAAAGATGTCCAGAATATTTTGACAAAGTACTTTTAGATGCACCGTGTTCTAGCGAGTCTAAATTCGATCTCTCAATAGAAAATCCCGTAAAATACTGGAGTATCAGGCGTGTTTACAGAAACAGCAGGCTTCAAAAAGAACTTATACTCTCCGCGTGGGAGAGTCTGAAACCGGGAGGAGTACTTGTTTATGCAACATGTACTTTTTCGCCTGAAGAGAATGAAGAGGTGGTGAATTTTCTTCTTGAAAAAAGAGCGGATGCTTTTTTAACTGAACCCGACATCATTCTGGAAAATTTCAAAAGCGGCCTGACTTTCTGGGAGGGCAGGGCGTTTGACGAGTCACTTAAAAAGGCTGTTAGAATAGTTCCTGATGGCCTTTTTGACGGATTTTTTTTAGCAAAAATTAAAAAAGTCAGATAGATTCGTATCTATGAGTAGATACTTTTTTCATTCTGACAAATTTTGTATCTATAAGTTTCATTGTGGCAGTGTTTACGCTGCCGGCATATTTTATCTCGGTATGCGGCATCAAAACACCGCTCTCTTTTGAGAAATCTTTGTAAATAGTCAGAAACTCCATTTTTCCAGGTCCCATCTTCAGTTTTCCTACTGTCTTCTCTATGTGGTAGTTTTGTGGATTTACATAATAGTCGCATTCCACACCGTTTCTTGAAAGTGTCAGGATATAGTATTTGTCGTCGGATCTTATTTTCAAAACATCAGCGAATTTTTTCAATACAAGAGGATTGTAAAGCCTCATGAGCTGCACTTTCATAGCATCGAGCATAGGGCCGCGTGCCTGTTTTTTTACTCTTTTGTTGAAAACTTTTATTCCGATTGTTCCTTCGAGTATCCTTGTTTCGCTTTTGTCCGGATAGGTTATATCTATGTAGAGTCTCTTTGGCAAGGTAACTCTTCTTGTGTCAGCGCCTATAGTTTTGTCGCTCGCTCTTGTCACTTTCCAGTGCTGAATGTAACTTACTGCATTTTGCAGGGCTTGCTTGCCTCCATACTCTTTTATCATATTTTCAAGAAGTTTCTCTTTATCTAAGTTCTGGGCAAAAAGAGAAAGGGAAAAGAGAACCGGTATAAGCAATATAGAGAATTTTTTCATAGCTGTTCCTTTGCGGTCGTGTGACAAAATTATAACAGCAAAGGACTGTCGATAGGCAGAGAACTGCACATTTGTTAAAAAAAATAAAAGATGTTTAAGAAATATTCGTTTTTTCTATAATCTCATTTAAAATGTCATCCAGATCTCTGTTTTGAACATTTACGGTGATGTCCGCTACTTCTTCATATGCCTGTGAGCGTTCGTTATAGAGAGTTTTTGCATCTTTGTATGATTTGAAAAGGGGTCGTTTTTTTATTTTGCTTTTTGCATTCGGGCTTTTTGTAATGCGCTCATATATCCAGTCAAAATCGGCTTTGAGATATATAACTGTGCCGATTTTTTTAAGATTTTTTACTTTATAGAAACCACCTCCCGTGGAGACGATGGTATCTTTTACGCAGCACTCAAGCCAATTGGCCGTACGCTGTTCAAGCTGCCTGAAATACTCTTCACCCTTTTTTTTAAAAATCTTTTTTATTTTTTTGTTTGTAAGGCTTTCTATAAGATCATCAGTATCTACTGCATATCTGCCTGTTTTGCCGCTAAGCGCTCTTGCAACGGTTCCTTTTCCAACGCCCATAAAACCTACAAGAATTATATTGTTTGACATAAAAGCTCCGTTTTTTTGTGAAATTATACTATTTTTTATCGATTGTCAAAAGTTGTTTTTTTCTGATATGAGCGGAATAAATCTGCTCTTTATCATTTATACAACGATTTTTGAATATAATTTTGCCAGATTACGAACATAAAGGTAAAAGATGAAGCCGAAGTTCACTCATCTGCATCTGCACACGGAGTATTCTCTTCTTGACGGGGCAAACAAAATCAAAAAACTTGCAAAAAGATGCAAAGAGCTCGGAATGGAGTCGGTTGCCATAACCGATCACGGAAATATGTTCGGAGCTATAGATTTTTATAAAACGATGAAGGCTGAAGGTATAAAACCTATCATCGGAATAGAAGCGTATCT contains:
- a CDS encoding HAD-IIB family hydrolase, whose amino-acid sequence is MKKLFVTDLDKTFLRTDLTLSEYSKKVWNEKAKNHLLSIATARSLKTSLQFLDGLSINLPMILLDGAMVATSEKKLIALNALSKEITDSIIAEGKKFDILPFIVGINEGVNELFLYPEKTNIYQKELLAKYKNDSRLTNIKDIKGINKNLKVVYMGEEKHMSELSKRLKEVFANEIEIKLSKDPYIDCHFLTLLHPKGDKSHALEELLEYTKSKKEHLTVFGDSHNDVGMFKKAGKSVAVKNAVEEVKKIAHIVLPHTNDEDAVARYLEKI
- a CDS encoding phosphoribosyltransferase, which encodes MFKDRKDAGKKLAQALMKYRDEKPIVLAIPRGGTEVGFEIAKALDADFSLIICRKLPFPYNPESGFGAVVEDGTVFINRAAAAGLDDEEINRIIEKQFQETKRRIEILRKGKPLPPLENRTVILVDDGIAMGSTMTAAVEMCKKRGARKIVVAVPVAGKRAIEFFRHFADEIIVLESPADFHAVAQVYLNWYDVSDKEVLEIMKKWEEYKIKREKEN
- a CDS encoding RsmB/NOP family class I SAM-dependent RNA methyltransferase — encoded protein: MKRQNNEKIFFERLEKIDPAIISALKLPKKRFSFRINRLKTTNDEVLDKLEKVSIVPKRVEWFEDAYVLPLEERQNLIKTDLYTDGKIYIQNLSSMVAALELSLKEDEWLLDLASAPGGKALLWSSLLENRGKISAVEPDRNRFFMLKRNFKISGAKNIRAYQKDGRTIGKRCPEYFDKVLLDAPCSSESKFDLSIENPVKYWSIRRVYRNSRLQKELILSAWESLKPGGVLVYATCTFSPEENEEVVNFLLEKRADAFLTEPDIILENFKSGLTFWEGRAFDESLKKAVRIVPDGLFDGFFLAKIKKVR
- a CDS encoding shikimate kinase, producing the protein MSNNIILVGFMGVGKGTVARALSGKTGRYAVDTDDLIESLTNKKIKKIFKKKGEEYFRQLEQRTANWLECCVKDTIVSTGGGFYKVKNLKKIGTVIYLKADFDWIYERITKSPNAKSKIKKRPLFKSYKDAKTLYNERSQAYEEVADITVNVQNRDLDDILNEIIEKTNIS